The following are encoded in a window of Vigna unguiculata cultivar IT97K-499-35 chromosome 8, ASM411807v1, whole genome shotgun sequence genomic DNA:
- the LOC114194938 gene encoding uncharacterized protein LOC114194938: MCIQYPDGECELKSGLIHLLPKFHGLAGEDPYHHLKEFHVVCSSMRPTTVTEEHIKLKAFPFSLQDAAKNWLYCLPPGSINTWETLKRLFLEKFFPASRVAAIRKDIYGIRQQERESLHEYWERFKKLCASCPHHQINEHLLIQYFYEGLSIMDRQMIDAASGGSLVDKTPTNARQLIETMASNHQQFSTRSNSITLLKGTHGVEASYVADHKKLEGKLDDLAAMVRTLTDLQKKPIPSTLCGICASTNHPTEACSMLKEIGTLDNEQPQAYAANIYGNNRPPRQQYNHDLSSNKYNPNWKEYPSQKWGNQQPQHQQVYVPPQQRQQPQPTATSGDSNMEAMMKMMADMMKGQINELKQTMEATNQNLQNQIGQMANELNQMKSQQGSSNLPAQTVINPRNVSAITLRSIVPNDERGRSDEATQATSGMPTPSDNSRLVSPNTSSENPSPYSPPPPYPNRLKPKTKKMEELDKEILNTFKKVEINIPLLDVVRQIPKYTKFLKELCTHKRRIMDKEVVNMGRNVSSLIKKPAVRMPQKCKDPGMFFVPCIIGSTKFDNAMLDLGASINVMPLSVFTSLHLGPLKSTSVVIQLANRSTVNPAGVLEDVLVRVDKLIFPGDFYILDMKDDEGMGSTTIILGRPFMMTTRTKIDVHAGSLTMEIGDEKVQFNVLEAMKHPIEDHSLFCIDLLSNVVNNYAFGVLDVLSDFSSSLDFSFSNILGLILDERENCAEAMVAGAEARCCSGGSCADVCAGGDGTVVMLFGKERNALVSLERERSGAVLLMVVGFPASCRFVLPWTWCCAELVRADAGAGTVAGAAVEMVRRRSASLLLWLLARRGAVEVGGGRRRDGVMVM, from the exons atgtgcatccaatatccagatggagaatgtgagcttaagtctgggttaatccatcttttacccaaattccatggattagcaggagaagacccataccatcacttgaaggaatttcatgttgtttgttcatccatgagacctacaacagtgacagaggaacatatcaagcttaaggcttttccattctcattgcaagatgccgctaagaattggttatactgccttccgccaggatccatcaatacttgggagactctgaaaagattatttctggaaaagttttttccagcatctagagttgctgctattcgcaaagatatttatgggataaggcaacaagaaagagaaagtcttcacgagtattgggaaagattcaaaaagttatgtgcttcctgtcctcatcaccaaataaacgagcatctcctcattcaatacttttatgagggattgagtatcatggatagacaaatgatagatgctgcaagtggagggtcattggtggacaaaacgccaacaaatgcaagacaattgattgaaactatggcgtcgaaccatcaacaattttccacaaggagtaattctataactctattgaagggaacccatggagtagaagcttcatatgttgcagatcacaagaaattagaagggaagttggatgatttagcagccatggtaaggaccttgacagacttacagaaaaagcctatcccttctactttatgtggaatttgtgcttctactaatcatcctacagaggcttgttctatgttaaaagagataGGGACGTTAGataatgaacaacctcaggcatatgctgcaaacatctatggcaataatagaccacctcggcagcaatacaaccatgatttgtcctccaacaagtacaacccaaattggaaggaatatcccagccagaaatggggaaatcaacaacctcaacaccaacaagtttatgttccacctcaacagaggcaacaaccacaaccaactgcaacctctggtgattcaaacatggaagcaatgatgaaaatgatggctgatatgatgaagggacaaatcaatgagttgaaacagacaatggaagcaaccaatcaaaatttgcaaaatcagattggacaaatggcaaatgagttaaatcagatgaagtctcaacaaggctcaagcaatttgcctgcacaaactgtaatcaacccgcgaaatgtaagtgctattactttaagatcga ttgtacctaatgatgaaagaggaagatcagatgaagcaacacaagcaacatctgggATGCCtacacccagtgataactccaggttggtatcccctaatacttcctctgaaaatccttctccttattctcctcctcctccctatccaaaccgtttgaaaccaaaaactaaaaagatggaggagttagacaaagaaatcctgaatactttcaagaaagtggagataaacattcctttgttggatgttgtgagacaaattcctaaatacaccaagtttctcaaagaattatgtacacataaaaggcgtattatggacaaagaggtagtgaacatgggaagaaacgtctctagcttaattaagaagcctgcagtcagaatgccgcaaaagtgtaaggatccaggtatgttttttgttccctgcattataggaagtactaagtttgacaatgctatgttagatttaggagcttctattaatgtaatgcctttatctgtttttacttcacttcatcttggacctcttaagtctactagtgtggtcattcaattggccaaccgtagcacagttaaccctgcaggtgtgctagaagatgtgcttgtccgtgtggacaagttaatttttcctggagatttctacatcttggacatgaaggatgatgaaggaatgggttcaaccacaattatcttgggaagaccattcatgatgacaacacgtaccaagatagacgtgcatgcaggatcattaactatggagataggagatgagaaggtgcagttcaatgtgctagaagccatgaagcacccaattgaagaccattctttgttttgtattgatttattgagtaatgtagtgaacaattatgcttttggagttttggacgttttatctgatttttcttcttctttggatttttctttttcgaatattttgGGCttaattttagacgaaagagaaaatt GTGCGGAGGCGATGGTTGCAGGTGCGGAGGCGCGCTGCTGTAGTGGTGGTTCGTGTGCGGACGTCTGCGCTGGTGGTGACGGAACTGTGGTGATGTTATT CGGAAAGGAGAGGAATGCGCTGGTCTCGCTGGAGCGTGAGCGAAGTGGTGCGGTGTTGTTGATGGTGGTCGGATTTCCGGCGAGTTGCAGGTTCGTGCTGCCATGGACGTGGTGCTGTGCGGAGCTGGTTCGCGCAGATGCAGGTGCAGGCACGGTGGCTGGCGCTGCTGTGGAGATGGTGCGACGAAGGTCtgcttctcttctcctctggtTGCTGGCGCGACGCGGTGCTGTAGAGGTTGGTGGTGGCCGGCGACGAGATGGCGTGATGGTGATgtag